A region from the Metarhizium brunneum chromosome 7, complete sequence genome encodes:
- the NST1 gene encoding Stress response protein NST1, whose translation MPATNQKPAPPTPASPRNTAKYTNKDGSKFITVPKSTPSDSSQPSTPTIAAKSANPLPNPPTPDAPLQNVNRKKQKRRQKALAKAAAVEQAANALPDPSPTSNGLSEILPDDQDIVVSDEEDMEDAQSGEFAAPGTNGHSHSAPKSKKTKKKKRKNAEEFGDVDNSPVISTSVPRMTSQDVSRPPGMSRDKIWSTSNHEERERIKEFWLGLGEDERKSLVKVEKDAVLKKMKEQQKHTCSCTVCGRKRTAIEEELEGLYDAYYLELEQFANHGDGPPMLQPPSRDFPPQPRRRLPSNYTPQQPSHGRIVEHVGDEDEEDELEEVYSEDEAEDDEYSDDEPPEQFHNPYDRDMTDFLAFGSSLQVKGTQLLESLLSVYGNMDLGGILTVADDLLKNDGKRFIEMMEQLAERRMAREEDAREHFSRGYGHPNGSYSAPHNHPPDDDDYEDEEEEEEDYEDSQDEEYEDEEDQMTEEQRMEEGRRMFQIFAARMFEQRVLSAYKEKVAKERQDKLLEELEEESRQVDQQKAKKAKNAQKKKDKAAQKKQALAEEKARKEAEKAAEEAARLLAEQQRLAEQKHKAEEKRKQKESQKKAEEEARLKREADRQRRIHEQRERQAEQERKAREAKDREKKLKEEQRQRDKEARDLREREAQERKEKQERDKREKEARAAKAHRELYEAAQRAKEDKANIKSSTQTAQAQPIQIAKRGQGYTSTPLPAVLSQHPPNPASYASPKIPVATPAIPKAPTPIRSRALSQQQDSGPGSSAASQSASGPSQNPSPHPGTPIQVSPGPIGQERKASTSSSILAAQLNQPVSPHSMQTRLPSHTPPFQMPPTMGLQPPPGLTQHRPPRFPSPISHEAIFPPLQFRPGPNVMMPPPGLNGPVARGFHQGPMAPPGFNHASTDPFPMHQGFPMAKEPLIPTHTRQGSLGYDGAAGVPTQPIGRPAPIGRPGSLSQRQSREEDDETKHLGSSALVADDAPPLEGMNPSSLRNQPPGPRGGFPTSPFMDAGFPMGQNPWGPPAGAAHGQPFAPPGFSSSTWGSPGIPPGFGMANMASPTPTMSSIRSSSQPRHVMVRSFLCAAYRELSASGAADAEGYMDLGAIKSQVEIYANDFSLTEQDLLNLCDTEGNNSNGGGTFDARRDMSGAGQHRIRWTLDQSDASGHSYRAVGAPGEVCSPRTNHASLRGH comes from the exons ATGCCGGCCACCAACCAGAAACCGGCTCCTCCTACGCCGGCATCACCTCGAAACACAGCCAAGTACACAAACAAGGATGGATCAAAGTTCATCACTGTTCCCAAAAGCACACCTTCCGACTCCTCCCAACCCTCAACGCCGACAATTGCCGCTAAATCGGCGAATCCGCTGCCAAACCCTCCCACGCCTGACGCGCCTTTACAAAATGTAAATcgcaagaagcaaaagcGTCGACAAAAGGCATTAGcaaaggccgccgccgtcgagcaAGCAGCCAACGCTCTTCCAGACCCCTCACCAACATCAAACGGGCTCAGCGAGATCTTACCCGACGACCAAGACATCGTCGTAAGCGATGAGGAAGATATGGAGGATGCGCAAAGTGGCGAATTTGCTGCTCCGGGGACGAATGGTCATTCCCATTCGGCTCCCAAGTccaaaaagaccaagaaaaagaagagaaagaatGCCGAAGAGTTTGGCGATGTTGACAACTCTCCAGTTATTTCTACTTCTGTACCCCGAATGACCAGCCAAGATGTCTCTCGACCACCGGGCATGTCACGAGATAAGATTTGGAGCACAAGCAATCACGAAGAAAGAGAACGCATTAAAGAGTTCTGGCTTGGACTTGGCGAAGACGAGCGAAAGTCACTGGTCAAGGTGGAGAAAGACGCcgtcttgaagaagatgaaggagcagcagaagcacaCATGCAGTTGTACTGTGTGTGGACGGAAGCGAACAGCTATTGAGGAGGAGTTGGAGGGCTTGTATGATGCGTACTATCTGGAGCTAGAGCAGTTTGCCAACCACGGTGATGGACCACCAATGCTGCAACCACCATCACGAGACTTTCCCCCGCAACCTCGCCGTCGACTACCCTCGAATTATACCCCGCAACAGCCGTCTCATGGTAGGATTGTAGAGCACGTGggcgacgaagatgaagaagacgagctgGAGGAAGTTTATAGTGAGGATGAAGCGGAGGACGACGAATATAGCGACGACGAACCCCCAGAGCAGTTTCACAACCCCTACGATCGAGACATGACGGATTTCTTGGCATTTGGCAGTAGTTTGCAAGTCAAGGGTACGCAGCTTCTTGAATCTCTTCTCAGCGTATATGGTAACATGGACTTAGGCGGCATTCTCACCGTGGCGGATGACCTACTCAAAAACGACGGCAAGCGATTCATTGAAATGATGGAACAGCTAGCAGAACGTCGCATGGCTCGCGAGGAGGACGCAAGAGAACACTTCTCCCGCGGCTACGGTCATCCCAACGGCTCATACTCCGCTCCTCATAATCATCCTCCTGACGATGATGACtacgaagatgaagaagaggaggaggaagattATGAGGACAGCCAAGACGAGGAGtatgaggatgaagag GATCAAATGACGGAAGAACAGCGAATGGAGGAAGGCCGCAGAATGTTCCAAATATTTGCTGCCCGAATGTTCGAGCAAAGAGTCCTATCCGCATACAAGGAGAAAGTGGCCAAAGAGCGGCAAGATAAGCTGCTAGAAGAGTTAGAAGAAGAAAGCAGGCAAGTTGATCAGCAAAAAGCCAAGAAAGCGAAAAACgcgcaaaagaaaaaggacaaGGCTGCTCAAAAGAAGCAAGCCTTGGCCGAGGAAAAGGCGCGCAAGGAGGCTGAAAAGGCTGCggaagaagctgctcggcTTCTAGCCGAGCAGCAGAGGCTTGCTGAACAGAAACACAAAGCCGAGGAGAAGCGAAAACAGAAAGAATCCCAGAAGAAGGCTGAGGAAGAAGCCCGATTGAAGAGGGAGGCCGACCGTCAACGACGCATTCACGAGCAGCGCGAAAGACAGGCGGAGCAAGAACGCAAAGCCCGCGAGGCAAAGGATCGCGAAAAGAAACTCAAAGAAGAGCAACGTCAAAGGGACAAAGAGGCTCGGGATCTGAGAGAGCGGGAAGCACAGGAGCGTAAAGAGAAACAGGAACGCGACAAGCGAGAAAAGGAGGCGAGGGCAGCTAAAGCTCACAGAGAGCTTTATGAAGCTGCTCAACGagccaaagaagacaaagCAAACATCAAGTCCTCCACCCAAACTGCTCAGGCACAGCCTATTCAAATCGCAAAGCGCGGACAGGGGTATACTTCTACCCCCCTTCCGGCTGTTCTATCGCAACATCCGCCTAACCCGGCAAGCTACGCTTCGCCAAAGATTCCAGTAGCCACGCCAGCGATCCCGAAAGCGCCCACACCTATTCGATCTCGTGCGTTGTCTCAGCAGCAGGACTCTGGTCCAGGGAGCTCGGCAGCTTCCCAATCCGCATCGGGGCCTAGCCAGAATCCGTCTCCTCATCCCGGGACCCCTATTCAGGTCAGCCCCGGACCCATTGggcaagaaagaaaagccaGCACAAGCAGCTCGATACTTGCGGCTCAGCTCAATCAACCCGTGTCACCTCACAGTATGCAAACCAGACTACCAAGCCACACGCCGCCTTTCCAAATGCCGCCGACAATGGGTTTGCAACCGCCCCCAGGATTGACACAACACCGGCCGCCACGCTTTCCCAGCCCTATTTCACACGAGGCTATATTCCCCCCCCTGCAATTTCGTCCTGGTCCTAacgtgatgatgccgcctCCTGGACTGAACGGTCCAGTTGCACGAGGATTTCACCAAGGCCCAATGGCGCCTCCAGGATTCAATCACGCTTCCACCGATCCGTTCCCCATGCACCAAGGGTTCCCAATGGCGAAAGAGCCTCTGATTCCTACACATACACGCCAAGGCTCTCTTGGATACGATGGGGCAGCAGGAGTGCCGACCCAACCTATTGGAAGACCTGCACCGATTGGCCGCCCTGGCAGCCTGTCTCAACGCCAATCTcgcgaagaagatgacgaaaCTAAGCATCTGGGTAGCAGCGCTCTGGTGGCTGATGATGCACCTCCGCTGGAGGGCATGAACCCCAGTAGTCTGCGTAATCAACCCCCGGGGCCCCGTGGAGGATTTCCGACAAGCCCTTTCATGGACGCAGGATTTCCCATGGGACAGAATCCCTGGGGTCCTCCGGCGGGAGCCGCACACGGGCAGCCTTTCGCACCGCCTGGTTTTTCGAGTTCGACGTGGGGCTCTCCGGGAATTCCGCCAGGCTTTGGCATGGCTAACATGGCCTCGCCAACTCCAACCATGAGTTCCATTCGATCTTCATCCCAGCCACGCCATGTTATGGTCAGATCTTTTCTGTGTGCTGCATACAGAGAACTGTCTGCGTCTGGAGCCGCCGATGCAGAGGGATACATGGACCTAGGCGCGATCAAGTCACAGGTGGAGATTTATGCCAACGACTTCTCCCTAACTGAACAAGACCTACTGAACCTCTGTGACACCGAGGGCAACAATTCCAACGGGGGTGGAACGTTTGATGCCAGGCGTGATATGAGCGGTGCTGGTCAGCACAGGATTCGATGGACTCTGGATCAAAGTGATGCTTCAGGGCATTCATATCGAGCGGTAGGGGCACCAGGAGAGGTTTGCAGTCCTCGTACCAACCACGCGTCTTTGCGGGGCCACTAG